The genomic window CGAGCACCCGGCTCTTGTTCGAACCGATGCGGTCGACCAGATCGTCGAAGAGGTCGGCCTCCTCGGCGGTCAGCCCCTCGTCGTCGGCCGCCATTCCGGCCGCGGCGAGGCTGGCCTGTTTGACGAGTTTGCCCATCCGGCGCTCGTAGATCGCTTCGACGACGTCCTTGGCGGTCTCGATCTCGTCGGTCAGCCGGCCGACCTCGGGCGCGGAAAAGGGGTCCTCGGCCTGCTCGGCGACGCGGTCGCGTTCGTCCTCGAGATCGGCGATGTACTCGCCGACCTCCTGATAGAACGAGGGACGCAGGTTCTGGAGGCTGTCCTTCTGGCGCTCCTTGCTCTGGACCGAACGCAGTTCGTCGAGGTTCATTCTTTCTCCTTCTCGGCGCGGCCGCGTGCCATCAGGAACACGGCGACGTACTCGGGTAGTGACTGGTCACCCTCGGAGACCGTAAAGGTATCTCCTCCGAGTTCGACCTCGCCGCCGTCGCTGACGTCGACCGTGATCTCGTGACCGACGAAGGTCTCGGGGACGGCGTCGACCAGCGGGTCGAAATCCGCGATCTCGTCGCGCTCGAGTCGCACCGTCTTCAGCCCGCTCCCGCCGTGGAGACTGCCGGGGAGGCGGATGAGTCGGTTCGTGTCCGTGGTGACAGGTTCGTCGATCGGCGCGTTGTCCCGCTCGACGGCCTCGCCGGCGAACCGCTCGGCCAACTGCGCGACCGCGGTGTGGACGGTGACGTTGCCCGCCTCGAGTTGCTCCCGATTGTTGCGGGCCGCGTTCAGCGTGGCCTGGGCCTTCCCCTCGCCGATGCCGTCGAACGCCTGCAGTCGCTCGAGGGCGTCGTCCTCGTCGGCCGCGAGCAACTCGTCGATGAAGGCCATGAAGTGGTCGTGGATGCGAGCCCCCCAGCCGCCCTCGACCCGCAGCGTTCGGCGTTCCGTCGGCGTCTTCCGTCCCAACCCGGCGACGGTCTCGGTCTCGATCAGTTCGTCGAACTCGAGGCCGATGCCCCGGACGTAGTCGACGATTTCGCGCCGGTGCTCCCGATCGAGGTCCAAGACGTTCGCGTCGCGGACGTGGACGTGATAGCCGCGGCCGCCCGAGAAGACGATCTCGAGGTCCTCGAAGGCGAAGTCGTCCTCGAGGAAATCGAGTAGTCGGAGCAGGGCGTCCTTACACTGGGCGAGCATCTCGGCGTAGCTGTCCTCGCCGAGCGTGACACCCGGCAGATGATCGGCGTCGAGGTCGAAGACGAGGTCCGCGGACTGCCAGTCTTTCTCGTGCATCGAACTCGCGCCCGGATCGCGAAAGCGCCCCGCCGAGAAGTAGACGTGGCGCGGGCGTTTCCGGACGAGAAACTCCGAGAGGTCGCCCAGCTCGAGCAGCGAACGGTGGCGGACCATGGTCGTGTCCGGGCCCTCCGTCCACGGGATAAAGCCCCACTCGCGTTCGTTGGCCGCGGGCGGCGGCGTGATCGCTGTCCGTCGATAGTGATCGCGGAACCGGCCCCGAAGATAGGCCCTCGTTCGCTCCTCCATGCGCTTCGGGTAGTCGTCGGTGGTGGTGTATAACCCTGCCGAATGGGTCGGCGTCGCGACTCATCGTCTCGCGACAACGCGACGGTCGACTCGACTCACCGACGGATCAGGTCGGAAATTCGGTCGGCGAGGCCGACATCGGCGCCGAGTTTCAGGTAATAGGCGTCACCGCCGTCCTCGTAGTAGTTGTCGATCCGGCGCTTGATCTCGAAGCCGAGGTGTTCGTAGAACTGCAACGCGTTCTCGTTGCTCGTGCGGGCGTGACACGTGATCGTGTCGTGGTCGTCGGCCACGTGGGCGACGAGTCGTTTCCCGATCCCCTCGCCGCGGAACCCGGGGGAGACCGCCAGAAAGAGAATGTAGCCGTCGCGTCGAACGGCGGCGAATCCGATGAGTTCGCCGTCCTGAACGTAACAGTGGACTGTCGACCGACGATACGCGTCAGTAAAGAAATCGTGTCGCTGCTTGAGCACATCCTCCTGACGATTGATCTCCTCCTTTAGCTGCCAGGCTTCGTCGACGAAATCGTCGCTCCCCGGGGCGACGACGCGACTGTCGATGTTGACGCTCACTACCGTGGCCTACCACCGTCGTCAATATAATTCCACCGGCAGTCGATCCTCCGGAACGTCAGACAGAGACGACATGTGCGGTCGATTTGTTTTTGCGATCACATGATTCGCCGGGTCGCGTCAGAAACGACGGGCATAGGAGTCACGGCAGAAAAGAGGCACCCAAATGGGGTTCGAACTACGCGACCACACGGCCGACATCGCGGTGTCGGCGACCGGCGACTCGCTCGAGTCGGTCTTCGCCGCGGTGGCCGACGGCCTCGCGGCCGCGTCGTGTGACGAGATACCGGCCGAGACCGGTGACCGCTTTTCGCTCTCCGTGACCGCGGAGCGCCGCGAGGCGCTCCTGTTCGATTACCTCGACGAACTGATCTACCTGCGGGATACCCGAGCGGAACTCCCCGCTGACCACCGCGTCGACTCGATTGCGGGACCGGCGTCGGCCGACGGATCGAGCGCGGACGGCAAACCGGACGACTGGCACCTCGAGGCCAGCGCCCGCGGCGTCCCCCTCGCAGCGGTCGACGCCCGCGAGGTGAAGGCGGTGACCTACTCGGAGATGCGCCTCGAGCGCGTCGGTAAGGGCGAGCCCGGCAGCTGGGAAGCGTACGTCGTTTTCGATGTCTAATCCGAGACCCAACTGCTTGCATCGGGTCCAGTCGTCGTCCCAATCCGTCAGTGAGACGGTCTCTCGAGGTCGCTGGTAAGACGAACATCTTTCATCGCCGGGGTTCGACTTTCGGGTATGACCACCTTCGACGCGAACGGCATCACGTTAGAGCGGGTGCGCGAGCACGTCTGGGAGATCCCACAGGAGGGCGACATGCGCGTCCCCGCACGAGTGCTGGCGAGCGAAGCGCTGCTCGAAGAGATCAAGGAGGACAAGAGCCTCGAGCAGATCACGAACACGACCCACCTGCCCGGCATCACCAACCACGCGATCTGTATGCCGGACACGCATCAGGGGTACGGCTTCCCCGTCGGCGGGGTAGGTGCACTCGACGCCGAAGACGGCTGTATTTCGCCGGGAGCGGTCGGCTACGACATCAATTGCGGCGTCAGGATGATGCGGACGAACCTGACATACGACGAGATCCAGGGCCGCGAGGAGGAACTCGTCGACTCCCTCTTCGCGAATATTCCGTCGGGGCTGGGCGGCGGCGGCATCGTCGAGCCCGGAATCGACGCCGTCGACGAAATTCTGGCTCGAGGCGTCGACTGGGCGCTCGAGAACGGCCACGCCGTCGAGGAGGACCTACGCCACTGCGAGGATGAGGGGATGCGCGAGGGTGCAGACCCCGAGAAGGTGAGCCAGAAGGCCAAGGACCGCGGCAAGAACCAGATCGGCTCGCTGGGCTCGGGCAACCACTTCCTCGAGGTCCAGCGCGTCACGGATGTCTTCGACGCCGGCGTGGGGGAGGCCTACGGGCTCGAAGAGGACCAGATCGTCGTCCTGATCCACTGTGGCTCCCGCGGACTGGGCCACCAGACCTGCAACGACTACCTGCGGAAGATCGAGCAACAGCACAAGGGGCTGCTGGATCAGCTTCCGGACAAGGAACTCGCGGCCGCGCCCGCGGGATCACAGCTCGCCGAGGACTACTACGGCGCGATGAACGCGGCGATCAACTTCGCGTGGGTCAACCGCCAGCTGATCATGCACCGCACGCGGCGGGTCTTCGAGCGCGTCTTCGACCGCTCGTGGGAGTCCATGGACATGCACCTGCTGTACGACGTGGCCCACAACATCGCGAAGAAGGAGACCCACACCGTCGGCGAGGACGGCGAGGAGCGCGAACTCTACGTCCACCGGAAGGGCGCGACGCGGGCGTTCCCAGCGGGCCACCCCGAGGTGCCGAAAGCCTACCGCGATGTCGGCCAGCCGGTGATCATCCCCGGTAGCATGGGCGCGGGGAGCTACGTCCTCCGGGGCGGCGAGAACTCGATGGACCTCACCTTCGGCTCTACTGCCCACGGGGCGGGCCGACTGATGAGTCGCACGCAGGCCAAAAACGAGTACTGGGGCGGCGACGTTCAGCAAGACCTCGAGGACCAGCAGGCGATCTACGTCAAGGCCCAATCGGGGGCCACGATCGCCGAGGAAGCGCCGGGCGTCTACAAGGACGTCGACGAGGTCGTCCGCGTCTCCGACGAGTTAGGGATCGGCGACAAGGTCGCGCGGACCTTCCCCGTTTGCAATATCAAGGGCTGATCGATCGAGGCCATCGGCTCGGTCGTTCGAGCCCTACTTCAGCCGATACGGACTCTCGTCGTCTTCGTCGTCATCGTCGCCCTCGCCTTCGTACGGTTTCCGCGCGGTGATCGTCACCGTCGCTTCGGGGTCGTCCTCGTCGGCCCAGGGGCTGTCGTAGGCCGAGATCTCGAGGTCGGTCACGTCCCATCCCTCCTCCTCGACGAGTTCCACGAGGCGACGCTGGTCGGCGAGCATGTCCTCGTCCATGCCGCCCCCTTCGAGCGTGGACGGGGTAGGTCTTCTGCCGGCCGGTGGATGCCGCGCAATCACTCGTTTTCATCGCGCGCATCCGACCCGCCGATGTCGACCACCTCCTCGACGAGCGTGCGGTGTGCGCGCCGGAGTCGCTCGGAGAGCGCCTGATGGGAGATCCCCAGTTCGTCCGACAGTCCGTCCATGTCCATCCCGCGCGGAATCTCGTAGTAACCGCGCTCGAGGGCTGCAACCAGCGTCTCATACTGGGCGTCGGTGAGCCCGAACCGGCCGTGGCGGTTCTCCTCGAGCCGGTGGATCTTCCGAATCTCGACGCTCAATCCCTCGTCGGTCGCGAAGTCGTAGGTCCGGGAGAGCGCCTCTCGTTCCGGGAAGAGGACGCGGAACCGCCACTGTTTGCCTTCGACCTGTGCGTCGAGGACCGTCGCCTGCTCCTCGGTCAGCAGGTGGAGGATGACGGTCACGTCGTCCACCCAGTTCATTCGGTAGAGAGACTCGTCGCCGAGGTCCGTCAACCGTTCCGCCGCCTCGATGCTCGGATCGTCCGCCAGCGCGTCGTCGACGGTCTCGAGCGTCGGCTCGGTGCCCGAAAACCAGACGTAGGGCATGACGTGCTCCGGGTCGTACGCCACGACGCGTTCGATCTCGACATCGAGGTCGTCGGTCGCCTCGAGCGTGTGCCGGAGCGCGAACTCCGCGGCGGGCACGGCGAGCTCCGCGATGGTACTCATGCGACCCATCACCACGCGGACGACCAAGAGTGTCCGACTCCGCTCGACTCGGGCCCCGCGACTCGCGTGCCGTCGTTGCACCGCGCTGACAGCATTCGGAAACCGAAATCGGTTACGAGCCGCTCGAATTCCCGGCGCGTTTAAGCGGATCCGGCTGCAACTCAGTGGCATGCTCACCGACGACTTCGGGCGGGAGGTCACCGGGGTTCGCGTCTCCCTCACCGATCGGTGTAACTTCGACTGCGTCTACTGTCACAACGAGGGGCTCGGGGACACCCGCGGACCAATGGACCCGCAGGACGACGAGATGTCGACCGACGACGTCGTCCGATTCCTCGAGGTCGCCGCCGAGTTCGGGGTCGACGCGGTCAAGTTCACCGGTGGGGAGCCGATGCTCCGACAGGACTTAGCGGAGATCATCGAACGCACGCCCGACCAGATGGAGGTGTCGCTGACCACGAACGGCACGTTCCTTCCCGGTCGGGCCGAGGATCTCGTCGACGCCGGACTCGAGCGGGTCAACGTCTCGCAGGACGCGCTCGATCCTGAGGACTTCGCCGCGGTGACGAAAAGCGGAGCCTACGAGAAGGTCCTCGAGGGGGTCGAGGCGGCGTTGGACGCGGGCTTAGATCCGGTGAAACTCAACATGGTCGTCTTCGAGCACACGGCGGGGTACGTGCCGGAGATGGTCGACCACGTCGCGGCGAACGACGGGCTTCAGCTCCAGTTGATCGAGTACATGCCCGAACTGACGGGCAAGCCGGAGTGGAACATCGACATCCAGCGGGTTCACGACTGGCTGGCCGAGCAGGCCGACGAGGTCGAACACCGCGAGATGCACGACCGCAAGCGGTACTGGGTCAGCGATGGGGCGAGCGACGCGGCCGACACCGGATCGGACGCCGCCGGTCGCGGCATGGTCGAAATCGTCGATCCCGTGGAGAACCCCACCTTCTGTGCGAACTGCCACCGCGTCCGCGTGACTCACGAGGGGTACCTGAAGGGCTGTCTCAACCGCAACGACGACCTCAAGACGATGGGCGAGATGACCAAACCCGAAATCCGCGAGGCGTTCCGCGATGTCGTCGCCGACCGGGTTCCCTACTACGGCGAGTACATGATCCAAAACGAGGAGGGCGAGTGGGAGATCAACGAGAAGTACATCGAAGAGTACGCCGGGGCCTGACTCCGGACCAGGTTTTCGACTCTCGGTCGCCGACTCGAGTCGAATCTCCGGGACTCGAGCGGGGAATGGTACGAGAGCGGGCCACACGATCTGTCGCCACCTTTCGTTGCCCTTAAGTAGAAGACGGGGGTAGGACCGAGTGCGTTACGTGTAGGGGAGCGATCCCCGAGTCCGCAAGGGCGACGATAGACCGACGGAGTTGTGGTAGCCAAGCGGCCTAAGGCGCATGGTTGCTAACCATGTGGCGTCAAGCCTCCGGGGTTCAAATCCCCGCCACAACGTCGGACATTTGCTGGCGTTTTCCCGCCAGTCAATTTGCAACGCGCGCAGACCAGACACAGATACACGACACATGAGCGCCGAAGAACCTCAAGAACAAGAAGACGACGAAGATCTTCGATACTTCGTCCGCATCGGGCAAACCGACCTCGATGGGACGAAGTCCGTCGAGCGCTCGCTCTCGGAGATGAACGGGATCGGTCGCCGAACCGCCCGACTCATCGCCGAGGAAGCGGGTGTCGACCGAACGGCGACGTTCGGCCGACTCGACGACGACGTCATCGATGGCGTCATCGAAGTCGTCGAGAACTACGCTGACGAAGTCCCCGACTGGCTCAACAACCGACAGGACGACTTCTACAGCGGCGAGACGACCCACGAGATCGGCAACGATCTCCAGTTGACTCGACAGCACGACATCAACCGGATGAAGATGATCGACTCCTACAAGGGCACGCGCCACAAGCGCGGCCAGAAGGTTCGCGGTCAGCGAACCAAGTCCACCGGCCGAACGGAGGGCACCATCGGAGTCAACGTCGAAGAGATCCGCGAAGAACAGGCCGAGGAGGCCGCCGCCGACGAAGAGGACGAGGGTGAATAATGCCACTCGGCACTGACACCAAGCAATACGAGACGCCGAACCACCCCTACCAGGGAGAACGCATCGCAAGCGAGCACTCCCTCGTCGACCGCTACGGTCTCAAGAACAAAGAAGAGCTCTGGCGAGCACAGTCCGAGCTTCGCTCCTACCGGCGCGAGGCCCGAGAACTGCTCGGTCAGGCCCAGGACGACGAAACCGTCATCCGCCGTTCCGAGGAGTTCCTCGGTCGGCTCAAGCGCGTCGGCATCCTCGACGAGACCGACGAACTCGGCGACATCCTGTCGCTTGAGGTCGAGGACGTCCTCGAGCGCCGACTCCAGACGGTCGTCTACCGCTCCGGACTGGCGAACACGGCCCAGCAGGCCCGCCAGTACATCATCCACGGCCACATCGTGGTCGGCGACCAGCGCCACCGCGTTCCCTCCTACGTCGTCGACATCGACGAGGAGGATCTGGTGGCCTTCGACGAGAACAGTCCGCTCGCGGACGAACTCCACCCCGAACGCGCGGAGGGTCAGTAACATGAGTCAGGACGACGATAAATGGGGCATTGCCCACGTTCACGCATCGTTCAACAACACCGTCATGACCGTGACCGACCTCACGGGCGCGGAGACGATCGCCAAGTCCTCCGGTGGGACGGCGGTCAAGCAGAACCGCGACGAGGCGTCGCCGTACGCGGCCATGCAGATGGCCGAGTCCGTCGCCGAAGAGGTCAAAGCGGCCGGCATCACGGGCCTGCACGTTCACGTGCGCGGCCCCGGCGGCAACCTTCAGAAGTCCCCCGGTCCGGGTGCGCAGGCGACGATCCGCGCGCTCGCCCGCTCGGGCATCGAGATCGGGCGCATCGAGGACGTCACGCCGATCCCGCACGACGGATCGCGCGCTCCGAAAGGCAAGGGCGGCTACTAGACCATGAGTGCAGAGTACGACGTCGAGTTCGTCGAACGCGAGGATCGTGAAGCGCGGTTCCTCGTTCGCGGCGTGACACCCGGGTTTGCCAACGGCATCCGTCGAGCGATGGTCGCCGACGTGCCGACGATGGCGATCGACACCGTCCGGTTCGTCGAGAACTCGTCGGTGATGTTCGACGAGCAACTCGCGCTCCGAATGGGGCTCGTCCCGCTGACGACGCCGCCGGTCGGCGAGTTCGGTGAGGACGACACCGTCACGCTCTCGATCGACGTCGAAGGGCCGGCGACCGCCTACTCCGGCGACCTCGTCTCCAATGACGACCTCGTCCAACCCGCGGACGAGAACGTCCCGATTATCGAACTCAAGGACGGCCAGCGCCTCGAGGCCGAGGCCGACGCCGTCGTCAACCGCGGAAAGAACCACGCCAAACATCAGGGAGGGGTCGCGGTCGGCTACCGACACCTCCAGCGCGTGGAGGTCGACGGCGATCTCCCCGAGTTCGAGGACGAAGAGAGCCGGATCATCCGCGGCGTCATCGAGGACGACGGCGAACTCGTTGCAACGAGCGAGTTCGATCACGACCTCTCGAACCGCTATCCGGGCAAGGAGGTCCGAGTCGAGGACGTCCCGAACGCCTTCGTCTTCCACGTGGAGACGGACGGCTCGTTCCCCATCGAGGAGCTCGTCACGCGAGCCGCGGACACGATCGCGGCGCGTGCGACGGAACTCGAAGACGCAGTACAGCTGTAGATATGAACCGACGCCCCCAACCCAATTCGGGCACGCCGCTCGCCGACGCCGTGAGCGACGAGACCGGCGATCGCGTGTCCACTGGAATCGAAAGGGGTTTGAAGGGGCGACGGGTAGACGGAAGTGCGAGCAGGGATAGCCAAGTCAGGCCAACGGCGCAGCGTTCAGGGCGCTGTCTCGTAGGAGTCCGCAGGTTCAAATCCTGCTCCCTGCATCACTTCTCTACTGCCGACCGACACTCCGTGACCGGACGATTGCAGATCGACTGCGATCACTGCGGACGCGTCGGCCGTCAGGACAACAATTTCGATTCCATCGTCGACGGCGCAGTTCCTCGCGTCGTCGATCAGTTAGCAGTTGGAGGATACCAATGAGTAGCAAGACTAATCCGAGGCTCAACGATCTTATCGCCGAGCTGAAGTCGACGTCCCGCGAAACGGACGCCGATATCTGGCGAGACGTTGCGGATCGACTCGAGAAGCCCCGGCGCACCCACGCTGAGGTGAACCTGGGCCGCATCGAGCGGTACGCACGCGAAGAAGAGACTGTCGTCGTTCCCGGCAAAGTGCTGGGCTCCGGCGCACTACAGAAAAACGTCACCGTCGCCGCCGTCAAGTTCTCTTCGTCCGCAGAGACGAAGATCGAACAGGTCGGCGAGTCGGTCACCCTCGAGCAAGCGCTCGAGGACAACCCCGAAGGGTCTAACGTCCGGGTGATTCGATGAGTCTCGCAGAGTTCGACGCAGATCTCGTCGTCGACGCACAGGACTGTATTCTCGGTCGGGTCGCAAGCGAAGTCGCCCAGCGCGCGCTGGACGGCGACCGCATCGCGATCGTCAACGCCGAGGACGCGGTCATCACCGGCGACGAAGACGACATCTTCGAGACGTACCGCACGCGGCTAAACATGGGCTCGGACCGCGGGCCTTACTACCCCAAACGACCGGACATGATCTTCAAGCGGTCCGTTCGTGGGATGCTGCCGTACAAGAAACCCCGTGGCCGCGAGGCACTCGACAGCGTCCGCGTCTACGTCGGCAACCCCTACGAGAACGACGACGACCACGAGACGGAAGTCCTCGAGGGGACGTCGCTGGATCGCCTGTCGAACATCCGCTTCGTCCACCTACACGAAGTGTCCGAACAGTTAGGTGCTAACGTCACATGGTAACCAATACGAGTGGCAAGAAAAAGACGGCCGTCGCTCGCGCCACGGTGCGCGAAGGCGAGGGTCGAGTTCGAATCAATTCCCAACCCGTCGAACTGGTCGAACCCGAGATGTCCCGGCTCAAGATGCTCGAGCCGTTCCGCATCGTCGGCGAGGACCTACGCGGGGAGATGGATATCGACGTTCGCGTCGAGGGTGGCGGTATCAGTGGACAGGCAGACGCCGTCCGAACCGCCATCGCGCGCGGCATCGTCCAGCACACGAACGACGCCGAGCTCCGTGACGCGTTCATGGACTTCGACCGGTCGCTGCTGGTCAACGACGTCCGCCAGTCCGAACCGAAGAAGTGGGGCGGCCCGGGCGCTCGGGCTCGCTACCAGAAGTCCTACCGCTGAGGTGATACAAGCATGATGGTACCGGTCCGGTGTTTCACCTGTGGCAACGTCGTCGCCGAACACTGGGAGGAGTTCGACGAGCGAGCCAACGAGGGCGACGAGAACCCCGAGAAGGTTCTCGACGAACTCGGCGTCGAGCGCTACTGCTGTCGGCGCATGCTCGTCAGTCACAAAGACCTCGTCGACGTCGTCTCCCCGTACCAGTAACAATGCAACAACAACAGCACAACCGCTACGAGAAGGCACGCATCCTCGGCGCTCGAGCGCTGCAGATTTCCTACGGCGCGCCGGTGCTGACCGAGACTGAGCAGACCCAACCGATCCTCATCGCCGCCGAGGAGTACGACGCCGGCGTGCTGCCGTTTACCGTCAAACGGGGGTACGACAGGAAATGACGCTCATCACCGACATCCGGCTGCGTCGCATCCTCGACTCGCGAGGAAATCCGACGGTCGAGGCCGATGTCGTGACCGAGAGCGGCGGCTTCGGCCGTGCTGCAGCACCGAGTGGTGCCAGTACCGGCGAGTACGAGGCCGTCGAGCGGCCGCCGGGCGAGGCGATCGCCGCGGCCCGGGAACACGCCGTTCCCCGGCTCGTCGGCGAGGTCTACGCGGGCAACCAGCGCGACGTCGACGCCGCACTGCACGCCGCCGACGGCACCGACGACTTCTCGGAGATCGGTGCCAACAGCGCGGTCGCGATCTCGATGGCCGCCGCCAAGGCCGGTGCCGACGTGCTCGGTGCCCCGCTGTTCCAGCATCTCGGCGGGACGTTCCGCGGCGAGAACTTCCCGATTCCGCTCGGTAACGTCGTCGGCGGCGGCGAACACGCCGCCGACGCGACCGACATCCAGGAGTTCCTGGCCGCACCCGTCGGTGCACCCAGCGTCGCGGACGCCGTCTTCGCGAACGCGGCCGTCCACGCCGCCGTCGCGGACCTGCTCGAGGAACGCGGTGTTCCCTGTGGCAAGGGCGACGAGGGTGCGTGGGCACCATCGATCGACGACGGCGAGGCGTTCGAAGTCGTCGCCGAGGCGGTCTCGATGGTTCAGGAGGAAGTCGGCTTCAACATCGGCTTCGGACTGGATGTCGCCGGTGCGGAGCTGTACGATTCCGACTCCGGAACGTACGAGTACAGCGACCGGAGCCGCGACACCGACGAGCAGATCGAGTACATCGCCGAACTGGTCGAAGAGTACGATCTCGTCTACGTCGAGGATCCCCTCGACGAGGACGATTACGACGCCTTCGCCGACCTCACGGACGAAGTCGGCGACCAGACGCTGATCTGTGGTGACGACCTGTTCGTCACGAACACCGATCGGCTCGTCGAGGGGATCGATCGCGGCGCGGCAAACAGCATCCTGATCAAGCCGAACCAGATCGGGACGCTGACCGACGCCTTCGACGCGATCGAACTCGCGACGGAGAACGGCTACGACTCGGTCGTCTCCCACCGGTCGGGCGAGACCGAAGACGCGACAATCGCACACCTCGCCGTTGCGACCGACGCGCCCTTCATCAAGACGGGTGCCGTCGGCGGCGAGCGAACCGCAAAGCTCAACGAGCTCATTCGAATCGCAGACGACGCGACATGACAGAGAACGACGCAACCCAGGAAGGGCTCGACGCCGCCGAGGAGGCGATCGACGAGGAGCCAGCCGAAGGGGCTGGCCCCGCCGCCGACGCCGACGACGTCGAGCCAGTAGACGAACAGCCCGCCGACGCCGAGGGATCGCCCGCGGCCGACGCAGAACAAGCCGACGACGACGCCGAGGCCGAGGATGCCGGTCCGACCCTCGACGACGACGTCATGTCCGACGAGGAGGCGGACCTGCTGATCCCCGTCGAGGACTACCTCGGCGCCGGCGTCCATATCGGGACCCAGCAGAAGACCGAGGACATGGACCGGTTCATCCACCGCGTCCGGACCGACGGGCTCTACGTCCTCGATGTCTCGAAGACCGACGGCCGGATCCGTACGGCCGCGGACTTCCTCGCGAACTACGACCCCGAGCAGATTCTGGTCACGTCCTCGCGCCAGTACGGTCGGTTCCCGGCGGAGAAGTTCGCCGAGGCCGTGGGCGCTCGCGCCCGCACCGGTCGCTTCATCCCGGGCACGCTGACGAACCCGAAGTACGACGGCTACATCGAGCCGGACGTGCTGGTCGTCACCGACCCGATCGGCGACGCCCAGGCCGTCAAGGAGGCCATCACGGTCGGCATCCCGGTCATCGCGATGTGTGACTCGAACAACCAGGTCA from Natrinema versiforme includes these protein-coding regions:
- a CDS encoding 30S ribosomal protein S9 — protein: MVTNTSGKKKTAVARATVREGEGRVRINSQPVELVEPEMSRLKMLEPFRIVGEDLRGEMDIDVRVEGGGISGQADAVRTAIARGIVQHTNDAELRDAFMDFDRSLLVNDVRQSEPKKWGGPGARARYQKSYR
- the rpsB gene encoding 30S ribosomal protein S2, yielding MTENDATQEGLDAAEEAIDEEPAEGAGPAADADDVEPVDEQPADAEGSPAADAEQADDDAEAEDAGPTLDDDVMSDEEADLLIPVEDYLGAGVHIGTQQKTEDMDRFIHRVRTDGLYVLDVSKTDGRIRTAADFLANYDPEQILVTSSRQYGRFPAEKFAEAVGARARTGRFIPGTLTNPKYDGYIEPDVLVVTDPIGDAQAVKEAITVGIPVIAMCDSNNQVSNVDLVVPTNNKGRKALSVVYWLLANEVLDRRGAEPSYSLEDFESGV
- the eno gene encoding phosphopyruvate hydratase, whose translation is MTLITDIRLRRILDSRGNPTVEADVVTESGGFGRAAAPSGASTGEYEAVERPPGEAIAAAREHAVPRLVGEVYAGNQRDVDAALHAADGTDDFSEIGANSAVAISMAAAKAGADVLGAPLFQHLGGTFRGENFPIPLGNVVGGGEHAADATDIQEFLAAPVGAPSVADAVFANAAVHAAVADLLEERGVPCGKGDEGAWAPSIDDGEAFEVVAEAVSMVQEEVGFNIGFGLDVAGAELYDSDSGTYEYSDRSRDTDEQIEYIAELVEEYDLVYVEDPLDEDDYDAFADLTDEVGDQTLICGDDLFVTNTDRLVEGIDRGAANSILIKPNQIGTLTDAFDAIELATENGYDSVVSHRSGETEDATIAHLAVATDAPFIKTGAVGGERTAKLNELIRIADDAT
- a CDS encoding DNA-directed RNA polymerase subunit K, coding for MQQQQHNRYEKARILGARALQISYGAPVLTETEQTQPILIAAEEYDAGVLPFTVKRGYDRK
- a CDS encoding DNA-directed RNA polymerase subunit N, with amino-acid sequence MMVPVRCFTCGNVVAEHWEEFDERANEGDENPEKVLDELGVERYCCRRMLVSHKDLVDVVSPYQ
- a CDS encoding 50S ribosomal protein L13 → MSLAEFDADLVVDAQDCILGRVASEVAQRALDGDRIAIVNAEDAVITGDEDDIFETYRTRLNMGSDRGPYYPKRPDMIFKRSVRGMLPYKKPRGREALDSVRVYVGNPYENDDDHETEVLEGTSLDRLSNIRFVHLHEVSEQLGANVTW